GAATCAAGCCAATCCTGTATAAAATCTGATTCAAATATGGATTTATTGCTAAACATACGACTACGAGGCAAAAGTTCGCAACGGATAAAACCTTTATTTTTATCTAGCCGTACATAAATGTGGTTTGTCGTATTTTCATCAACTCGAGCTTCTAAACGCCATTGACCAGACGACCTTGCTACAGATGCCAAATCACGCTCTTCAAGTTCTGAGCAAGAGTAATACAACCCATTAAAGTGAATCCCACTTCGCGTCATACTGACTTCAGCCGGAGGGAGTAAACGAGCTATCACTTCACCTGGGCTTGCTGCCTGCAGCTCATGTTTGTGCTTAGCAACGTGAATTTTCCAATAATTTAGTGGGGTAGGCGATAAGTCGTTCTCAACCAATAGTGGGCTAGAAAAGGCTAAGTCACCTAGAGTCGAGCGATTATGCTCTCGAACGGCTTTTATTATTTCAGTAGTAACTTCTTTTAATGTATAGATCGCATCCTTTCTCGGATCTCGATTACCTCTGACAACCTTTCCACCTCTCGTCGTTCCTAAGAACTCATGAACTACTTCTTTATTTAAAATATCGAAACGTTTCTCAACCACACCTTTGCAATCAGGCCTATAAGGAGGAGCAAAGGACAACTTAGTCATAGGAGTAAGAGCTTTCTGAGGTTTCAAACCAATCATCTCCCCATTATCACAGACAAGTTCTTTCGGAATATGTGCACACGGCCATTCAGACTCTTCGATATCCACACCGAATTCTCTACAATAATTAGACTTAGGTAGAAAGCAATTCACTAATGCCTGCCTCGCAGCACGCCATGAAGCATGGAAGAGTGATACATGCATACCTACGATCATTCTACTAGCTCTATCCACTACAATATAAATAGTTGGTCGCCCTAACACATGTTGAGAACCAAACTCAGAAACAATGTGCACATCTGCAACGGTAGCATCAATTTCAAAGTGAGTCCCAGGTAAGTAGCTATCCTGAATAACACTTCCTAATAAGCCCCTTTTATTTCTCAAATAGTCATTTTCAGTCGTTCTACTCTTAATAATCTCTTCTTTATCAAATAGTTTTTTTCTCCAGTAACTAAACTGTTTGAGTGTCGGTACAATTGGCGGCCTTCCACATGCATCAGCAAAACGCACTTCATCAGAATAACTATCTGCTAGCATTTTTTTATATGTTTTTGCCAAAGTAAGACCAGATTCTTTCAAATAGTACTTTTTAAGCGCTTTCTTAAACTTATCTTTATCAACATCAGAAACGATGTATTTAGTTGCTCTTTCTACTGCAACCGTCCTAGGTTTCTTTGGGGCTCCGAGTGGCTTGTTCGTCGGCTTTCTATCCTTACCCAAACCACCACTTTGTGAAAAAGCGGGAAGCAGAGCCATTTTGTCCTGACCATAACGCCAAAATAGAGTCAGTAGTCGAGCTAAAGCTTTACGATCTATTCCGATTTCCCGAGCGAATTCTGCGAGCTGAGGGACACGCTTTTTTGTTGCGTAGTCAAAAACAAAAGATCTATCAAAAGCAATATCTTTGACCATTTCATAGTTTTTATCTCTACGAACGATGTGTTCTTGAGGAATGCTCTCTTCAGATACCAGAAGAAAACTAGGTAAGATAAACCGCGATTTTTTAACTTTTTGACATTTTACTTGCTCACAAAATGCCTCGACCGATACAGCAACAGGTCGTACTGTTGTTGAAGTTTTATTGAGAGGAAATAGCACCACGGACTCAACATCACGCATGATATCCAAGACTCGATACAAATTATCTTCAGCTAAATCAGAGCCCTTAAACTCCCAAACACTATTTTTAGGAAGCTCCATATATTCCTCCCCTCTTATCCATCAACACTCTTTTAACATCTAATACACCTGACTCTGGAATATTAATAGACAAATCCACATCAATGAATTTTTCTGCTATGAGGTAGCGAATCAGCAACAAGGCATCATTATTGGAAGCAATACTCATCGAAACAAATCGACTATGAATATCTTCAATAAAACATTGACCTAACCGAATAATAGATAGTGCGCAGTCGACCTGCTCATTAGAAAAAAGAACAGGATTTTCGCGGAAAGGAGAAGTGACCCAATCGAGGTTACGACTCTGAGTTTTTGTCAAATCATTGCCAGTAAAATAGCTAAATTTAACTCCAAGAAGATCCCAACAAACTCGCTCAATATCAATTTTTTCGAGTACACGTAGGTTGTCTGACTCATCTTCAGGTTTCACAGAAACTGCGTGATATGAGTTACCTTGAAGAGAGCTCACCGTGAGCAACTGATCAGTCGTCATGATGATAGGTTCTTTCGTTTGAGGATGTGCTGGATGCTCTACACCCAGTATGCTAGCTACTTTTTGTGTGTAGTTGAGAGGCAAGATTGGGAACTGCTCTCGGATATCAATAACGCTATCCGAGAACTCCGCTAGATAAAAAAACTCACTTTCGATTGAAGACATCATATGGTGGTGTCTTTGAGATTTCCTACCGTAGATTAACGAACGAGTACCTTTGGATTTTACATCTTGAATTCGAAGCCAAGGCTTATACTCGGAGCCTTGGCCTATTCCATACCTATTCTTCAGCGCCCGTTGATAGTCTTTCAACGACTCTAATTTTCGTCCACGTCCCATGATTAATCCAATAAGGCTTACCTCTGTAAAGAATAGGTTAGTTCTCCTTACGGGCAAACTTTATTGTCTGAAAATGCTCTTGCGGGCAAACTTTAGTGCTTACGGGCGAACTTTATTGTCTCTACACATAACTAAACCCACTGCCCTGCGGCAAAGCCAGAACTCCAACACCATTGGAAGTTGTAGCCACCCAGCCAGCCAGTTACATCCATCACTTCACCGATAAAGTAGAGGCCAGAGACACTCTTACACTCCATGGTTTTTGAAGATAGGTGATTGGTGTCTACACCGCCTAGAGTCACTTCGGCCGTGCGGTATCCTTCGGTGCCGTTTGGCGCAATTTTCCAGTTTTCTAGATGTTCTACAACGCCATTCAATTGCTTTTCATTAAACTGTTTAAGTGGCTTGTCTTCCAGCTCTTTACGATCAATCAGTACTTCAATAAAACGCTTTGGCAATACTTTCGCCAAGGTGTTTTTCAGGCTCTGGTTTGGGTGTTTCTCGCGAGAGTTTTCAAGTAGCTCCGCAACATCCACTTCGGGTACTAGGTTGATAGAGACCGATTGGCCCGCTTTCCAGAATGAAGAGATTTGCAGTACTGACGGACCAGATAAGCCGCGGTGTGTAAACAGCAGCGCTTCTTTGAATACAGTGCCGTCTTGAGCGGTGATCTCAGCAGGGATGGCGATACCAGAAAGCTCAGCGAAGGCTTCTTTGTCTTCTTTATGCAAAGTAAATGGCACCAAACCTGCGGTAGTCGGCAACACAGACAAACCAAACTGCTCGGCAATCTTATAGCCAAATGGCGTTGCGCCGAGCTTAGGCATCGACAAACCACCTGTCGCGACAACCAATGAGTCACACTCAACTTCGTCGGTGTTGAGGTGCATCTTAAAGCCAGTATCTGTTTTTTCGATGGAGTGAACATCACAACGGTAGCGTTGTTCAACTTTCGCCTGCTTACACTCTTCAAGCAACATGCTCACGATGTCTTTTGCGGTGTGGTCATTCACACAGAACAATTGGCCGTGAGCACGCTCTTCGAACTCAATGCCGTACTTGCTCACCATCGAGATAAAATCCCAGTTGGTGTATTGAGACAGCGCTGACTTCACGAAGTGAGGGTTGTTACACAGGAAGTTGTTTGCTGAAACATCATAATTAGTGAAGTTACAACGGCCGCCACCTGAGATTAAAATTTTTCTGCCTGGTTTCTTTGCATGATCAACCACCAGCACTCGTCGGCCGCGTTTACCAGCTTCCGCAGCACACATTAAGCCCGCGGCGCCCGCACCAATTACGATTACATCAAATTTTTCACTCATTGTGGTTCTGCTTTTCTTCACTTTTGCAGCCCGAGTACGCCCTGTTCTCGAAATGCGGTCAATAAAAAAGGATGTGCATAAACAGCACATCCTTACTTGTTGCTCGCTATTTTAGCGGCAATTTTCAACTTTGCAATTGATGTTCAATTGTACAAATCGCAAGCATCAATATGTTCACTGATTGGATACGAGACCTACAACCAAAACCCAGATCACGCTTAAACGATGAACGAAGATAGTAACGTTACACCCAGCAAAGAGACAGAAAGTATAAATAGCTGCCTCACTCGATCACATTTCGATGTGAAAACTTCATCATGGTGATGATGATATTCTTTGCTTTTTATGTAACTAAACAAGCGAACCTGTTTGGTCATATTGCCATGGGTTGTGAAAAAACCGCCTCCGTCTACTTGTTGATAAAGCAAAGGGTGCGCTTCTCGCATAATATAAATGAGTGTTCGTAGCGCAGTAAAATAACGCAACCAGTTCACACATGTCACAACCATTAGTGCAAATAGAATAGTGTCGCCGCTGATCATCCTTTCCTCCCTACATCTTCATCAGAAAACTCGGAAGAAAAAGATAATCAGTGTCTTTCTCTTACTACCTAAACAGCAGGAGTTTCCATAATTGAAGATGAACCATCTTTTGCCAATTGCGCTAAGTCTTTATCAATAAAGAACAGTGCTTTACCGTCTTCACCAACAAGTTCTAGCTTATCTAATACACCTTTAAATAATTTTTCTTCTTCGTGTTGCTCTGCAACGTACCATTGCAAGAAGTTAAAGGTTGAGTAATCTTGTGTGCTAAAAGCGACGTGAGCGAGTTTGTTGATTTTTTGAGTAATCATTTGCTCATGTTCATAAGTTTCACGGAACACTGCACCAAGGCTATCAAATTCATGTTTTGGCGCTTCAATCGCACCTAGAATTGGCATCGCACCCGTTTCACTTACGTAAGTGAAAAGACGTTGCATGTGTCCCATTTCTTCTACTGCATGAACACGCAGAAACTCTGCTGCACCTTCAAATCCTTTGTCTTCACACCAAGCACTCATTTGTAAGTATAGATTGGATGAGAAAAATTCGAGGTTAATTTGATCGTTCAGTTGCTCAACCATTGTTTTAGACAGCATTTCGGTCTCCTAATTACATCCGTTATTTTCTCTATCATATCACTATTTAATGAATATCTCGCAGGCCATTAGTTAACCAATACTTACCTCTTACTACGCAAGACGATGGATATGAGATCACTCTGGCAAAAAAAGGTATCACATAGTGCTAATCTTTAACTAGACAATGAATAGGGAGGTAGCGATATGAGTTACAAACATATTTTGGTTGCGGTCGATTTATCTGAAGACAGTAAACGACTCGTCGATAAAGCGGTTGTATTGGCTAAACCATTGGGTGCAAAAGTCTCTTTTATCCACATCGATATTAATTATGCCGAGCTTTATACTGGGCTGATTGATATCAACATGGCAGAAACTCAGCACAATGCGATGGAAGCATCACGAGTTCAATTACAAAGTTTTGCTGAACACGCTCAGTACCCAATCGCTCATACTTTAGTAGGCAGCGGTGACTTGAGTCATGAACTGTGTGACACCATCAACGAGTTTAATGTTGATCTAGTGGTCTGCGGACATCACCAAGATTTTTGGAGCAAGCTGCTTTCTTCAACACGACAACTGATCAACGCATCACCGGTTGATATGCTGGTCGTGCCTCTAAGAGATTCAGAAGACTAATGATTTAAGGTTAGGTAACATACAGCTCATATCTTATTAACGAAGTTTTTGTATGAGCTATTTAGCTGGTGTTACCCTCCTGTGGGCCTTCTCATTTAGCCTGATTGGCGTCTACCTTGCTGGTCAGGTTGATTCTTGGTTTTCTGTTTTAATGCGCGTCGCCCTTGCTGGCATCGTATTTATTCCTTTCCTTAAGTTCCGTGGCGTCTCGCGTAAGTTGATCGCTAAATTGATGGCAATTGGTGGTATCCAGCTTGGTCTGATGTACTGCTTCTACTATCAATCTTTCTTGCTACTATCTGTGCCTGAAGTCCTTTTGTTTACGGTTTTCACGCCGATTTACGTCACACTTATTTATGACTTCCTAAAAGGGCAGTTTTCACCGTGGTATTTGGTAACAGCAGCGACGGCAGTGCTTGGAGCCATTTTTATTAAGTTTGCAGGGATCAACGACAATTTTTTAGTCGGTTTCTTAGTCGTGCAAGGCGCTAACCTGTGCTTTGCTATCGGACAAGTAGGCTATAAAGTGGTGATGGAGAAGGAATCGACTGAACTACCGCAAAGAACGGTCTTTGGTTACTTTTACTTAGGTGCGTTATGCGTCGCTTCGGTTGCTTTCATGCTACTGGGCAACGCTGAGAAGTTGCCAACGACCACACTTCAATGGGGAATCCTGATTTACCTAGGCTTGATAGCCTCGGGGCTGGGTTACTTTATGTGGAATAAAGGCGCATGTATGGTGAATGCAGGCGCACTGGCCGTAATGAATAATGCCTTAGTTCCAACCGGCCTTGTAGTGAACATCCTGATTTGGAATAGGGATGTTGACCTGGTTCGACTTGCCATTGGTGGCTGCGTTATCTTGTTTTCTCTATTCCTCAATGAGACCTGGGTGAAGAAGCGCGCAGCGAGATCCGCAAGCAACGTTTAACCGAACGATTGGATTGAACAGATTGTGGCTACCCCAGAAAGCAAAAGAGCGACCTAAGGTCGCTCTTTTTAAATAAACTTATCATCTTCAGTATTAGTGAATATGGTTTGCTACCAACGATTGGCTTTCTGTGAAAACAACGTCATCAAGTTGTAGGTTGATGCGTTCCAGTTTGCTTTCCATCTTCTGACTTTTCTTAAACAGCTTTTGCTGCTTCTTAATCATCTTCGCCAATTTCTTATTGTACTTCTCTTGCTTCTTCGCGGCTTTTTTCGCTCGCTTAAGCTCTTTTTTCTGACCGTTGCTCGCCATGATTTTTTTCAGCTTGGCTTTTTTCAATGATGGTTTCTTAGCAACGCTAGGATCAAACATTTGTACGGCAGAATCAGGCGAATCTACAACCTCAACAAGCGTTATTTCAGGCTTAGGCAGCGTTTCAGCTAACAGGCCACACACCACTTTCTCTTCGATGGGTTTGCTTTGACAACCAAGCGGTGGAATTGCAGTCGGTTTGCATAGGTTCGCTTGATCTGCCGAAGAACGCGCACAAGAACGACACACAAACTTGGGTTCAGTGACCAAGCTGTGGATCTCACCTAGATGTTCGGTAATATCTCGACGGTTTAACTTACAAAAGCGTTTAGCCATGCTACAACTCCAGCTAAGAATAATAATGATTCTTAGTTAGATATACATCCGTAACGCGACTATCGCAAGTGTTAAATGGTGATTTATCGTATTTATGACGGGGAATTTTCTTAGCATGTCGCTAAGTTATTGATGCTTTAACTGAGTAATTGATACTTTACCTAGGTCATTGATGCTTTCACATACACATCAAAACGGTTCTTTTTGGTTTCGATCGCCATGCTTGGTTTTTGCTCGTCTAACCATGCGGCGTAATCCGGCCTTTTAACCACAACGCGTTTTGATGCGAGCTTAAGAGCAGGTTGTAATAAAGCATCAGCATCCATATCAGCGCCGACCAAAGATTGGAATACGCGCATCTCTTTTTTAACCAAAGCCGATTTCTTTTTGTTTTCAGGGTGTGGGTACATAGGGTCGAGGTAAACCACATCTGGCTGCTTGAAATTAGGATCATCACAGAGCTTATTTAAGGCGTCATGGCTTGAAGCGTGAATCAACGTCATACGTTCGCT
The Vibrio kanaloae genome window above contains:
- a CDS encoding carboxylate/amino acid/amine transporter → MSYLAGVTLLWAFSFSLIGVYLAGQVDSWFSVLMRVALAGIVFIPFLKFRGVSRKLIAKLMAIGGIQLGLMYCFYYQSFLLLSVPEVLLFTVFTPIYVTLIYDFLKGQFSPWYLVTAATAVLGAIFIKFAGINDNFLVGFLVVQGANLCFAIGQVGYKVVMEKESTELPQRTVFGYFYLGALCVASVAFMLLGNAEKLPTTTLQWGILIYLGLIASGLGYFMWNKGACMVNAGALAVMNNALVPTGLVVNILIWNRDVDLVRLAIGGCVILFSLFLNETWVKKRAARSASNV
- a CDS encoding TnsA endonuclease N-terminal domain-containing protein; the protein is MGRGRKLESLKDYQRALKNRYGIGQGSEYKPWLRIQDVKSKGTRSLIYGRKSQRHHHMMSSIESEFFYLAEFSDSVIDIREQFPILPLNYTQKVASILGVEHPAHPQTKEPIIMTTDQLLTVSSLQGNSYHAVSVKPEDESDNLRVLEKIDIERVCWDLLGVKFSYFTGNDLTKTQSRNLDWVTSPFRENPVLFSNEQVDCALSIIRLGQCFIEDIHSRFVSMSIASNNDALLLIRYLIAEKFIDVDLSINIPESGVLDVKRVLMDKRGGIYGAS
- the uspA gene encoding universal stress protein UspA, encoding MSYKHILVAVDLSEDSKRLVDKAVVLAKPLGAKVSFIHIDINYAELYTGLIDINMAETQHNAMEASRVQLQSFAEHAQYPIAHTLVGSGDLSHELCDTINEFNVDLVVCGHHQDFWSKLLSSTRQLINASPVDMLVVPLRDSED
- a CDS encoding Mu transposase C-terminal domain-containing protein; translated protein: MELPKNSVWEFKGSDLAEDNLYRVLDIMRDVESVVLFPLNKTSTTVRPVAVSVEAFCEQVKCQKVKKSRFILPSFLLVSEESIPQEHIVRRDKNYEMVKDIAFDRSFVFDYATKKRVPQLAEFAREIGIDRKALARLLTLFWRYGQDKMALLPAFSQSGGLGKDRKPTNKPLGAPKKPRTVAVERATKYIVSDVDKDKFKKALKKYYLKESGLTLAKTYKKMLADSYSDEVRFADACGRPPIVPTLKQFSYWRKKLFDKEEIIKSRTTENDYLRNKRGLLGSVIQDSYLPGTHFEIDATVADVHIVSEFGSQHVLGRPTIYIVVDRASRMIVGMHVSLFHASWRAARQALVNCFLPKSNYCREFGVDIEESEWPCAHIPKELVCDNGEMIGLKPQKALTPMTKLSFAPPYRPDCKGVVEKRFDILNKEVVHEFLGTTRGGKVVRGNRDPRKDAIYTLKEVTTEIIKAVREHNRSTLGDLAFSSPLLVENDLSPTPLNYWKIHVAKHKHELQAASPGEVIARLLPPAEVSMTRSGIHFNGLYYSCSELEERDLASVARSSGQWRLEARVDENTTNHIYVRLDKNKGFIRCELLPRSRMFSNKSIFESDFIQDWLDSKKELAPISVASIDDHKHRQQVTRDAKTRNKNSEKMTFADKTTNVRQHRKDELSATTNVLTSESDNSALIEVSEAPHTGSKVIPLPKGRKRRTKGGK
- the uspB gene encoding universal stress protein UspB codes for the protein MISGDTILFALMVVTCVNWLRYFTALRTLIYIMREAHPLLYQQVDGGGFFTTHGNMTKQVRLFSYIKSKEYHHHHDEVFTSKCDRVRQLFILSVSLLGVTLLSSFIV
- the ftnA gene encoding non-heme ferritin, whose translation is MLSKTMVEQLNDQINLEFFSSNLYLQMSAWCEDKGFEGAAEFLRVHAVEEMGHMQRLFTYVSETGAMPILGAIEAPKHEFDSLGAVFRETYEHEQMITQKINKLAHVAFSTQDYSTFNFLQWYVAEQHEEEKLFKGVLDKLELVGEDGKALFFIDKDLAQLAKDGSSSIMETPAV
- a CDS encoding BaiN/RdsA family NAD(P)/FAD-dependent oxidoreductase; this translates as MSEKFDVIVIGAGAAGLMCAAEAGKRGRRVLVVDHAKKPGRKILISGGGRCNFTNYDVSANNFLCNNPHFVKSALSQYTNWDFISMVSKYGIEFEERAHGQLFCVNDHTAKDIVSMLLEECKQAKVEQRYRCDVHSIEKTDTGFKMHLNTDEVECDSLVVATGGLSMPKLGATPFGYKIAEQFGLSVLPTTAGLVPFTLHKEDKEAFAELSGIAIPAEITAQDGTVFKEALLFTHRGLSGPSVLQISSFWKAGQSVSINLVPEVDVAELLENSREKHPNQSLKNTLAKVLPKRFIEVLIDRKELEDKPLKQFNEKQLNGVVEHLENWKIAPNGTEGYRTAEVTLGGVDTNHLSSKTMECKSVSGLYFIGEVMDVTGWLGGYNFQWCWSSGFAAGQWV